The following coding sequences lie in one Ictalurus furcatus strain D&B chromosome 7, Billie_1.0, whole genome shotgun sequence genomic window:
- the kcnmb3 gene encoding calcium-activated potassium channel subunit beta-3 has protein sequence MPREERRTHILGEILQYPTNVPQSQRRRERGGGEKTKAQVSVSSVGEERTLLLGFSMMAFSILMYFVVGIVVVKPCIHNDWGDATNCSLIQAEFLNESDERGSDYPCLQVLVNVTAETSEKTLHLRYDEAAVNLSPECFYTPKNHQNKSDMMEEAQKIKDALCKLRGQAVRCYLSDWRYPEDAILTKRHNLRVALQCLVWPSLMLSGGALLVGLVMLTQYLAHMCNEMIQEEEGMEDRQSTAGQSKLYKFLPCRPWSPSIEEED, from the exons AGAGATCCTTCAGTACCCAACCAACGTGCCTCAGTCACAACGGAGAAGAGAACGTGGTGGTGGTGAGAAGACCAAAGCCCAGGTTTCTGTTTCCAGTGTAGGAGAAGAGAGGACGCTGCTCCTGGGCTTCAGCATGATGGCCTTCTCCATCCTCATGTACTTTGTGGTGGGGATCGTTGTGGTAAAGCCGTGTATTCACAA TGACTGGGGAGACGCCACCAACTGCTCGCTGATCCAGGCCGAGTTTCTAAACGAGTCTGATGAACGAGGCAGCGATTATCCGTGTCTGCAGGTCTTGGTGAACGTCACAGCTGAAACATCTGAAAAAACCTTGCATCTGCGCTATGATGAAGCAGCTGTGAACCTGAGCCCAGAG TGTTTCTACACCCCGAAAAACCACCAAAACAAATCTGACATGATGGAAGAGGCTCAGAAAATCAAAGACGCCCTCTGTAAACTGCGAGGCCAGGCTGTAAGGTGCTACCTGAGCGACTGGCGCTACCCGGAGGATGCCATCCTGACGAAGCGACACAACCTGCGTGTTGCGCTGCAGTGCCTGGTGTGGCCAAGCCTCATGCTATCCGGAGGAGCGCTGCTGGTCGGTCTGGTCATGCTCACGCAGTACCTCGCTCATATGTGTAACGAAATGatccaagaagaagaaggaatggAGGACAGGCAGAGCACAGCGGGGCAGAGCAAACTCTACAAATTTCTACCCTGCAGGCCTTGGAGTCCCAGCATAGAGGAGGAAGATTAA